One region of Paucibacter aquatile genomic DNA includes:
- a CDS encoding serine O-acetyltransferase, with protein MLEADRLSRGEKRTRPRLIGDDIWKYQIILRHYEYWLKKRGFFATLARSYWHYRYYKQSIRLNFEIPPFVFAAGLSIAHRGPIIINPNSRIGENCRIHSGVNIGTAAGTQNSAPTLGDNCYIGPGAKLFGAIRIADGVAIAAQAVVNKSCETEGVTLGGVPARVIAMRSAKDYIIPGATIYDKSAASTGRQASC; from the coding sequence ATGCTGGAAGCAGATCGCCTGTCGCGCGGGGAGAAGAGGACTCGTCCGCGCCTGATTGGCGATGACATCTGGAAATACCAGATCATCCTACGCCACTACGAGTATTGGCTCAAGAAGCGAGGCTTTTTTGCGACCTTGGCGCGCAGTTACTGGCATTACCGATACTACAAGCAATCAATCAGACTTAATTTTGAGATTCCACCTTTCGTGTTCGCCGCCGGGTTGAGCATCGCTCATCGCGGGCCAATAATCATTAACCCTAATTCACGAATTGGCGAGAACTGTCGAATCCATTCGGGCGTGAATATTGGCACTGCAGCTGGTACGCAAAACTCGGCACCAACCTTAGGAGACAACTGTTACATCGGGCCAGGCGCCAAACTTTTCGGCGCCATTCGAATTGCCGACGGAGTTGCCATCGCGGCTCAAGCTGTAGTGAACAAATCATGTGAAACGGAAGGCGTCACTCTTGGCGGAGTGCCTGCTCGTGTCATTGCAATGCGGAGCGCCAAGGATTACATCATTCCGGGCGCAACCATTTATGACAAGAGCGCAGCATCCACGGGAAGGCAGGCTTCGTGTTGA
- a CDS encoding O-antigen ligase family protein has protein sequence MLKAGVSLPKSSRKFGDLSLIALALFVPGHLFSWTLEWLWLAVQLLAGGLAILFARRPNQATAAIPPIIWLLTLTALTFSGCLSAIYGHAAVGIPLDNGDLVDLVRFLFFIPLALHIGACMESRHLEAVSKLMKFCVLLNIGCTIVLVFELPFLIDLVLAIYRDAKVQYAINHIRIGIPFANPNFAALVFTLMLAYFLFFDRSIRFAALTLLAIILTGSRSGYIAATPLLLLGYFEFLFHSATSGKRIAFFLVIHGAAVAAAGQLADTFGGFSRVSELVVALQGGDLGQVNTANIRFELIDNALRFIHDSPVLGVGPGRALGLDVVDSQLASWPLNYGIPAALLLYGLFMAPMALLAIKASKPIHRWAAIATLLAFFLMLGTGDFMKNYRLFYLVLMLMHFMHLAAMRTDPGHPLNLRSSLS, from the coding sequence GTGTTGAAGGCTGGAGTTTCGTTACCAAAGTCAAGTCGCAAGTTTGGCGATCTGTCACTCATCGCTCTTGCACTATTTGTTCCAGGCCACCTTTTCAGCTGGACTTTGGAATGGTTGTGGTTGGCAGTTCAATTACTCGCGGGTGGTCTTGCGATTTTGTTCGCAAGGCGCCCAAATCAAGCCACGGCAGCTATCCCGCCAATTATTTGGCTTCTCACCCTAACGGCTCTCACGTTTTCAGGGTGTCTCAGCGCGATATATGGTCACGCCGCGGTCGGCATTCCACTCGACAACGGTGACTTGGTCGACCTCGTACGCTTCTTGTTCTTCATTCCTTTGGCACTGCACATAGGTGCCTGTATGGAGAGCCGCCATTTAGAGGCCGTTAGCAAGCTGATGAAGTTCTGCGTTCTTCTCAACATTGGCTGCACCATCGTCCTAGTTTTCGAGTTACCCTTTCTAATTGATCTCGTCTTGGCGATTTACCGCGACGCCAAAGTGCAATACGCCATCAATCATATTCGGATTGGCATACCATTCGCCAACCCAAATTTTGCAGCATTAGTCTTTACACTCATGCTCGCCTATTTCCTGTTTTTCGACAGATCCATCCGATTCGCGGCCCTGACTCTGCTTGCAATCATTCTGACCGGCTCTCGCTCAGGCTACATTGCTGCAACACCGTTGCTATTGCTTGGTTATTTTGAATTTCTGTTTCATTCGGCTACAAGTGGAAAGCGGATTGCCTTCTTTTTGGTAATTCATGGTGCTGCGGTTGCCGCCGCCGGCCAACTTGCCGATACCTTTGGGGGCTTTAGCAGAGTCAGTGAGTTGGTAGTTGCTCTTCAAGGGGGTGATCTGGGTCAGGTCAACACAGCAAACATCAGGTTCGAACTTATCGACAACGCCTTGAGATTTATTCATGATTCGCCAGTTTTGGGTGTCGGTCCTGGGCGCGCGCTTGGCCTCGACGTGGTCGACTCACAGTTGGCGTCGTGGCCTCTCAATTACGGCATTCCGGCTGCACTCTTGCTCTACGGGCTGTTCATGGCTCCTATGGCACTGCTGGCCATCAAGGCATCGAAGCCGATTCATCGCTGGGCTGCTATTGCGACGCTGCTGGCATTTTTCTTGATGCTGGGAACCGGTGATTTCATGAAGAACTATCGTTTGTTCTACCTTGTTTTGATGCTTATGCACTTCATGCATTTGGCAGCAATGCGGACCGATCCAGGTCACCCCCTCAACCTCCGTTCTTCGCTCAGCTAA
- a CDS encoding glycosyltransferase family 4 protein: MKIVICINTAWNILNFRRGLIEALLQDGHQVIALAPRDSFANELVALGCQFVDMPMPNGGTNPIEDLRLLSRMKGYFRAERPDILLSYTAKPNIYGSIAAKATGIPVINNVAGLGAAFISKSLLTVVVKILYRHALRTSDRVFFQNATDRDLFVTERLVDVKQTGLLPGSGINLKRFQPETRKRANEPFRFLLIGRMLRDKGVVEFVEAARELGRRHHNVDFALLGAADYDNPAAISRQQVDEWVRDGLVTYLGTRKDVRAEIAAADCVVLPSYREGTPRTLLEAAAMAKPIVATDAVGCREVVAHGENGLLCRVADAADLAAKLEQMLLLSDEARAAMGAAGRLKMQREFDETLVIQHYRKAIAEIARESHPNK, from the coding sequence ATGAAGATCGTCATTTGTATTAATACCGCCTGGAACATTCTCAATTTCCGGCGAGGCTTGATCGAGGCGCTACTGCAAGACGGTCACCAAGTGATCGCACTGGCGCCACGCGACTCGTTTGCCAATGAACTGGTTGCACTCGGATGCCAGTTTGTCGATATGCCCATGCCTAATGGCGGCACGAATCCAATCGAAGACTTGCGTCTGCTTTCACGAATGAAAGGGTACTTTCGCGCAGAGCGCCCGGACATTTTGCTCAGCTATACAGCTAAACCCAACATCTACGGATCAATCGCAGCGAAAGCTACCGGCATTCCCGTGATTAACAACGTAGCTGGGCTCGGCGCTGCATTTATTTCCAAAAGCCTCCTAACGGTTGTCGTGAAAATTCTTTACCGCCACGCCTTGCGAACTTCGGATCGTGTGTTCTTTCAGAACGCGACGGACCGTGACCTATTCGTAACCGAACGTTTAGTCGATGTGAAGCAGACTGGTCTTTTGCCTGGCTCCGGCATTAATCTCAAACGCTTTCAGCCGGAAACAAGAAAACGAGCGAATGAACCATTTCGGTTCTTGCTGATTGGCCGGATGTTGCGAGACAAGGGTGTAGTGGAGTTCGTTGAAGCAGCCAGAGAACTTGGACGTAGACACCATAACGTTGATTTCGCACTCCTAGGAGCTGCCGATTATGACAACCCGGCGGCGATATCCCGCCAACAAGTGGACGAGTGGGTTAGGGACGGCTTGGTGACATATCTAGGAACACGCAAGGACGTCCGCGCAGAAATCGCTGCTGCAGATTGCGTGGTGCTGCCGTCATATCGTGAAGGTACGCCACGAACGCTCCTTGAAGCAGCAGCTATGGCGAAGCCGATTGTGGCTACCGACGCCGTTGGTTGCCGCGAGGTCGTTGCGCATGGGGAAAACGGTCTGCTTTGCCGAGTAGCAGATGCCGCCGACTTGGCGGCAAAACTAGAACAAATGCTTCTTCTCAGCGATGAAGCTCGCGCCGCAATGGGCGCTGCTGGACGCCTCAAGATGCAGCGCGAATTCGACGAAACCCTGGTCATCCAGCATTACCGCAAGGCTATTGCTGAGATTGCACGCGAAAGCCACCCCAACAAATGA
- the wecB gene encoding non-hydrolyzing UDP-N-acetylglucosamine 2-epimerase produces the protein MKILTIVGARPQFIKAAMLNRAIRARNDMSEVLVHTGQHHDAQMSDVFFQQLDIQRPQHSLGVSGGTHGDMTGRMMIALDPVLQVERPDLVLVYGDTNSTLAAAVCASKFGIPLAHVEAGLRSFNRAMPEEINRVLTDHLANYLFCPTRTAVENLQREGIVTNVHDVGDIMYDAALHYGNSPDNAALLSAELREVHQTRAYVLATIHRQENTDAPQRLGRIMDGILELADAHPVVLPLHPRTRGKLDDATLKRLCEHKQVYLTEPLGYLEMLQLERNAQLILTDSGGVQKEAFFFKVPCATLRDQTEWKELVDHGWNTLIDVSIDPIADRALRCYGRAGHADFNPYGEGHTSETILSTLISA, from the coding sequence ATGAAGATATTGACCATTGTTGGTGCTCGCCCGCAGTTCATCAAGGCTGCCATGCTCAATCGTGCGATTCGAGCACGAAACGATATGTCGGAGGTGCTAGTCCATACCGGCCAGCATCACGACGCTCAAATGTCGGACGTGTTCTTTCAGCAGCTGGACATTCAGCGCCCTCAGCACTCTTTGGGTGTCTCGGGCGGCACTCATGGCGACATGACGGGCCGTATGATGATTGCTTTGGACCCTGTTTTGCAGGTCGAGAGGCCTGACTTGGTCCTTGTTTATGGAGATACCAATTCCACTTTGGCCGCCGCCGTTTGTGCGTCGAAGTTTGGAATTCCGTTGGCGCATGTCGAAGCCGGCCTGCGTTCTTTCAACCGAGCCATGCCGGAAGAGATCAATCGGGTACTCACTGACCATCTCGCAAACTACTTGTTTTGTCCGACACGAACCGCAGTAGAAAACCTCCAACGTGAAGGAATAGTGACCAATGTACATGACGTTGGCGACATCATGTACGACGCAGCATTGCACTATGGCAATAGCCCTGACAACGCCGCTTTGTTGAGCGCTGAACTACGCGAGGTTCACCAAACAAGGGCGTACGTGCTGGCCACAATCCACCGCCAGGAGAACACCGACGCTCCGCAGAGGCTGGGGCGAATCATGGATGGCATTCTTGAGCTGGCGGACGCACATCCTGTGGTCCTTCCCTTACACCCGCGGACACGTGGCAAGTTGGACGACGCTACGCTGAAACGGCTTTGTGAGCACAAGCAGGTTTACCTGACTGAGCCCTTAGGCTATTTGGAGATGTTGCAACTCGAGCGCAATGCTCAGCTCATTTTGACCGATTCAGGTGGTGTCCAGAAGGAAGCGTTTTTCTTTAAGGTGCCATGTGCCACGCTTCGCGACCAGACGGAGTGGAAGGAGTTGGTTGATCATGGCTGGAATACCTTGATCGACGTGTCCATAGACCCTATCGCCGACCGAGCCTTGAGGTGCTACGGGCGAGCCGGGCATGCCGACTTCAATCCCTACGGCGAAGGGCATACATCCGAGACTATTTTGTCAACTCTGATTTCCGCCTAG
- the asnB gene encoding asparagine synthase (glutamine-hydrolyzing): MCGIAGFTALNRDSFESAEAILLGQLDRIARRGPDSQGAWFDRHLGVALGHRRLAIVELSSAGHQPMISPGERYVITYNGEIYNHHEIRESLTQQNRAPVWRGHSDTETLIAAIEAWGIQAALSRCVGMFSFALLDRQEGRLYLARDRFGEKPLYYGISGQGKNHRFVFASELSAITTVPGFNTSLNPVAIGGLLQFGYIGAPETIYEKVHQLSPASLLELDLASGAMTVRSYWDPIAAALQARQNPFKGNDTDAIDALDAVLGRAIEDQMVADVPLGAFLSGGIDSTTVVAMMARRSPKRVRTFTIGFHEAAHNEAPFAREVARHLGTEHTEHYLSDQEALDIIPKLPEIYSEPFGDSSQIPTYLVAKLARQHVAVSLSGDAGDELFAGYNRYMFANSTWRKLQRIPGPLRRGAAQILACASHTTLENLGKGYHAIASNRAGISNFPDKATKAIRVLGARHAEDLYHGAVSFWHPSPMIGYDRQHQAIQMRHGLGAVESMMLMDTVNYLPGDILHKVDRACMGVSLEGRIPFLDHRVYEFAWSLPMNYKIRDGQSKWLLRRLLDRHVPRSLMERPKMGFALPLAAWLRGPLRPWAEHLLSEHSLREVPGLDGARVISAWRIHLEGRRNMTEQLWPILSLQAWRQAR; the protein is encoded by the coding sequence ATGTGCGGAATCGCTGGCTTTACAGCACTAAACCGGGACTCGTTCGAATCAGCAGAGGCGATTCTGTTGGGGCAACTCGACCGTATCGCTCGTCGTGGACCGGATTCGCAGGGCGCGTGGTTTGATCGTCATTTGGGCGTCGCCTTAGGTCACCGTCGCCTGGCGATTGTTGAGCTCTCGAGCGCCGGCCATCAGCCCATGATTTCACCTGGCGAACGTTATGTCATCACCTACAATGGTGAAATCTATAATCATCATGAGATTCGAGAATCTCTAACTCAGCAAAATCGTGCGCCGGTTTGGCGTGGACATTCCGACACAGAGACGTTGATCGCCGCCATTGAAGCCTGGGGCATACAGGCAGCACTTTCCCGTTGTGTCGGAATGTTTTCGTTTGCGTTGCTTGATCGGCAGGAAGGACGCCTGTATCTTGCACGAGACAGATTTGGCGAGAAGCCGCTGTACTACGGCATTTCCGGTCAGGGAAAAAATCACCGTTTTGTGTTCGCTTCAGAGCTTTCGGCGATTACCACCGTTCCCGGATTCAATACCTCACTCAATCCAGTCGCCATTGGCGGCCTTCTTCAGTTCGGCTATATCGGAGCGCCAGAAACAATTTACGAAAAAGTTCACCAGTTGTCGCCAGCGTCCCTTCTAGAACTGGATCTTGCCAGTGGCGCAATGACCGTTCGATCTTACTGGGACCCAATTGCCGCGGCGCTTCAAGCGCGTCAGAACCCGTTCAAAGGCAACGATACAGATGCAATTGACGCACTAGATGCGGTACTGGGGCGCGCAATCGAAGACCAGATGGTTGCCGACGTCCCTCTGGGTGCATTCCTGTCTGGAGGTATCGACTCCACGACAGTGGTGGCGATGATGGCCCGCCGTTCCCCAAAGCGAGTCAGGACCTTTACGATCGGGTTTCACGAAGCGGCGCACAATGAGGCCCCGTTCGCGCGCGAGGTGGCGCGACACCTTGGCACAGAGCATACGGAACACTATCTTAGTGACCAGGAAGCCTTGGACATTATTCCTAAGCTTCCTGAAATATACAGCGAGCCGTTTGGTGATTCGTCCCAGATTCCTACCTATTTGGTCGCTAAGCTGGCGCGGCAGCATGTCGCAGTTTCGTTGTCAGGCGATGCGGGCGACGAACTCTTTGCGGGCTACAACCGTTACATGTTCGCAAACTCAACTTGGCGGAAGCTTCAGCGTATACCGGGACCATTAAGGCGAGGTGCAGCACAAATCCTGGCTTGTGCATCGCATACCACTCTGGAAAACCTAGGCAAGGGGTATCACGCGATCGCTAGTAATAGAGCTGGCATCAGTAATTTTCCCGATAAGGCTACGAAAGCGATTCGGGTGCTGGGTGCACGCCATGCGGAGGACTTATATCACGGCGCTGTGTCCTTCTGGCACCCTTCTCCAATGATTGGTTACGATCGTCAGCACCAAGCTATCCAAATGCGGCATGGCCTTGGCGCCGTCGAGTCCATGATGCTCATGGACACCGTTAACTACTTGCCGGGGGATATCCTCCACAAGGTGGATCGGGCTTGCATGGGTGTTTCATTGGAGGGGCGCATTCCTTTCTTGGATCACCGTGTCTACGAGTTCGCATGGTCTCTCCCAATGAACTACAAGATCCGTGACGGGCAGAGCAAATGGTTGTTGAGGCGATTGCTGGACCGGCACGTCCCTCGTTCGCTGATGGAACGACCAAAAATGGGCTTTGCGTTACCGTTGGCTGCTTGGTTACGTGGGCCACTGCGGCCTTGGGCTGAGCATCTGCTTTCTGAGCACTCTTTGCGAGAAGTGCCGGGCCTTGACGGCGCACGCGTGATCAGTGCTTGGCGCATACACCTCGAAGGTCGGCGCAACATGACCGAACAACTTTGGCCCATCTTGTCACTGCAAGCTTGGCGGCAAGCTCGTTAA